The following are from one region of the Edwardsiella tarda ATCC 15947 = NBRC 105688 genome:
- a CDS encoding serine hydrolase, with product MNTAAKIPLALLFLAGAAQAQSAFPLVPPHIDAASWVLMDAQTGQILAQGNPDARRNPASLTKLMTNYVVERALDQGRIGLNDPVPIGNDAWATRNPSFKGSSLMFLKPGDKATVSDLIRGIIIDSGNDACVALADYVSGDQAGFVRLMNGYVQQLHLQNTHFETVHGLDAPGQYSSARDLAQLARAIILHEQPYYHFYAQKSLSWNGVTQNNRNGLLWDQDLHVDGMKTGHTASAGFNLVASSIDPHGQRLIAVVMGADSSRGREVQAKKLLQWGERNFETVQLVARDRAITSQQVWYGQQKTVALGNPQNIYYTLPKGELRDVKVDYTLNHDYLEAPLARGQVVGRVNYLYDGKSIGSYDLRTLAPVAEAGWFSRLEDYIAIKIG from the coding sequence TTGAATACAGCAGCCAAGATCCCGCTGGCCCTACTTTTTTTGGCCGGCGCCGCCCAGGCGCAGAGCGCCTTCCCGCTGGTTCCCCCCCATATCGATGCCGCCTCCTGGGTATTGATGGACGCCCAGACCGGACAGATCCTGGCGCAGGGAAATCCCGATGCCCGGCGTAATCCTGCCAGCCTCACGAAGTTGATGACCAACTATGTGGTGGAGCGCGCGTTGGATCAGGGGCGGATCGGGTTAAACGATCCGGTGCCGATCGGCAACGATGCCTGGGCGACGCGCAATCCCAGCTTTAAGGGATCCTCGCTGATGTTTCTGAAACCGGGCGATAAGGCGACGGTGAGCGATCTGATCCGCGGGATCATCATCGACTCGGGTAACGACGCTTGTGTCGCCTTGGCCGACTATGTCAGCGGCGATCAGGCGGGTTTCGTCCGCCTGATGAATGGTTATGTGCAACAGTTACACCTGCAAAATACCCACTTCGAGACGGTGCATGGCCTGGACGCGCCAGGGCAGTACAGCAGCGCGCGTGATCTGGCGCAGCTGGCGCGCGCCATCATTCTCCACGAGCAGCCTTACTACCATTTCTACGCGCAGAAGAGTCTGAGCTGGAACGGTGTGACGCAGAATAACCGCAACGGGTTGTTGTGGGATCAGGATCTGCATGTCGATGGCATGAAGACCGGCCATACCGCCAGCGCCGGCTTCAACCTGGTCGCCTCCAGCATCGACCCGCACGGCCAGCGCCTGATCGCCGTGGTGATGGGGGCCGACAGCAGTCGGGGGCGTGAGGTCCAGGCGAAGAAGCTGTTGCAGTGGGGCGAGCGAAACTTCGAGACGGTGCAACTGGTGGCGCGCGATCGGGCGATCACGAGCCAGCAGGTGTGGTATGGTCAGCAGAAGACGGTCGCGCTGGGTAACCCGCAGAATATCTACTACACCTTGCCCAAGGGCGAGCTACGTGATGTCAAAGTCGATTACACCCTCAACCATGATTACTTGGAGGCGCCCCTGGCGCGTGGCCAGGTCGTCGGCCGCGTGAACTACCTGTATGACGGTAAGAGTATCGGCAGCTACGACTTGCGTACCCTGGCGCCGGTTGCGGAGGCGGGCTGGTTCTCGCGCCTGGAAGATTACATCGCGATCAAGATAGGTTAA
- a CDS encoding SLAC1 anion channel family protein, whose protein sequence is MAKTEDSLRALGAPIAAMRRSTLDYLPIALFGSVMGMAGLAAAWQLAAQLYGFPRWPAQGIGLLALLIFVVLSVAYLIKAISGPAAVLAEFHHPIAGNLFATPLISLLLLPLILADYSLVLARILWVIGASGMVLFAWYSVTRWLSQRQQTAHATPAWIVPVVGLIDLPLAMPALHLQGYTQLMLFALAVGLFFALPLFTLIFARLLFEAPLPTALQPSLLILLAPFSVGFSAYVTTLGHMDRFADALYMLTLFMLCVLIPRVRALAHTCPFRLSWWSVGFPLASSVGCALRYAAHHPNPVSHAIALFLLASVTLLLFWLLLATLHGSLRGRLRALAG, encoded by the coding sequence ATGGCAAAGACAGAAGACTCCCTGCGCGCATTGGGCGCACCGATCGCCGCCATGCGGCGCAGTACCCTCGATTATCTCCCCATCGCGCTATTTGGCAGTGTCATGGGAATGGCGGGGCTGGCCGCCGCTTGGCAACTGGCTGCTCAGCTGTATGGTTTTCCTCGCTGGCCAGCCCAAGGCATCGGCCTGCTGGCCCTGCTCATCTTCGTCGTGTTAAGCGTGGCCTACCTAATCAAGGCTATCAGCGGTCCGGCCGCCGTCCTCGCCGAGTTTCATCACCCGATCGCTGGCAATCTCTTTGCTACGCCGCTGATCAGCCTGTTGCTGCTGCCGCTGATTCTGGCCGACTACAGCCTCGTGTTGGCCAGAATACTGTGGGTCATCGGCGCCAGCGGCATGGTGCTGTTTGCCTGGTATAGCGTGACACGCTGGCTCTCGCAACGCCAGCAGACGGCGCACGCGACCCCGGCCTGGATCGTGCCGGTAGTCGGGCTGATCGACCTGCCCTTGGCCATGCCAGCCCTGCACCTTCAGGGTTATACGCAGCTCATGTTATTCGCCCTGGCTGTGGGGCTATTCTTTGCCCTACCGCTGTTTACCCTGATCTTCGCCCGCCTGCTATTCGAGGCTCCGTTACCTACCGCCCTACAGCCCTCGCTGTTGATCCTCCTGGCCCCCTTTTCCGTCGGCTTCTCTGCCTATGTCACTACCCTCGGTCATATGGATCGCTTCGCCGACGCCCTGTACATGCTGACGCTGTTTATGCTGTGCGTGTTGATCCCGCGCGTCCGAGCGTTAGCACACACCTGCCCCTTCCGTCTGTCATGGTGGTCGGTGGGCTTTCCGCTCGCCTCCAGCGTGGGGTGTGCCCTGCGTTACGCCGCGCATCACCCCAATCCCGTGAGCCACGCCATCGCCCTATTTCTGCTGGCCAGCGTCACCCTGCTGTTGTTCTGGCTGCTGCTCGCCACGTTACACGGCAGCTTACGCGGACGACTACGCGCCCTGGCCGGTTAA
- a CDS encoding hemagglutinin repeat-containing protein: MAYQHFKLSSAGRLATIIAISFVACSSFAAGIVADGGALGPGVATAANGAQVVNIVKPTDQGLSHNQYQDFNVNRPGAVFNNALSAGQSQLAGQLAANPNLNGHSASVILNEVISRNPSLLLGQQEVFGMAADYVLANPNGITCDGCGFINTSRSSLVVGNPLIENGMLRAYSTLNNHNLLQIGSGGVTAERVLDLVAPRIESNGAVRAEAINAISGNNRLTRDLTQIEAAPNDTALDSYYLGSMQAGRIRIINTAEGSGVKLAGSLQAEQAITVKAKDRLALQSAQLRGGDVTLQAKTLRAEGTLTERTTQSSGKDNYQNYRGGIDVHASQQEQGYRRTEISGKNLTLVAAESNHLTATDLRGDDVTIQGGDVLLDGQLLTQRQEQTDNRWFYSWQHDETRRNSQQQAQTGRIEARHNVNLSATRGDLRLEGSEVKAGQDIRLQAQGDIALRGVREHDESQLTGYKRNEGASLNSGRWQQRQSEERLRQVSLRAGHDAALQAKGNLNAQAAQIQSGNDAEIAAAGTVTLDVQNVANRKSEVDNHTYWGGIGGGGERDNNHSQERSHASEVESGGTLTISGGQGVTISGSRAQGGRGGVVQARQGNVVIDHVVNTSSEQDNSRRGGAFNITTASQQRKESHEQLRASQLTSDVNLRVQSAGDIQVQGSQVAGGGHVDLNAGGRVDVKAAAGVDSRDEQSTSLHASAYAKKQGDKQYRVGLGLEHTAQQETSQSVTHRGSQIQGASVALTAGEDVQFTGSRLQANAGDAQISGKNVAFVSAEDSQESRSQKQTAGGGLYYTAGIDKAGSGYEGHYSTSDSQQKQTRARGSSSEVKGNLIINAQDTLTQQGASHQVGGAYRAQAASVAQLEAHDRDSSRSQGTRVDAEVGANVDYSAVTRPLAGAAQKVASLDVNGAIDEVGKVGKPNLGLDIGANGGTKTESRSESRAKTTHIQAGSIEVTARDTIHDRGTQYRANTGGVTLQADNHRFEAASDSSSSQSSAVQGGATLRVYTTTGKDIGVTASGQGENRRREEQHSQAQSGSIQAQSGIDIRLGQAGNYQGTALDGGQGKTQIHSAGDLHIAQATDSHSTRHQGFDAHARASGDMNSGSAALGGGQDNGQQSNTQAHVASIRSAGGVTLESGGALTLQGAQVDSQGDVTLRAADRLDLRQADAQRQQEGSVWSGELSGGGGRSSSGDSKSRNGSLGAKVGVTMQHEQQSTAQGGRISGANVTLSAGSEARDALHLQGTQVKGKAVTLNAQQGGIVLESAKDSQVKNNWGFEATGSLSASQSESKDVQGQADPATRQNRHTLNSGLKVNVDQQDQTKQHNTQIHAEQVNVSSHDDTRLAGARIEGERITGKIGGDLHLESRQDSERATQVNAGLTFGHSNDEGASKTAKLSKVATPHLSQKVQGKLEGAIDRASDKVTESYNSAVRRLDKRQDTSGSVSFDKANERVTLPETLSTEKPQAARWDRAARSVGNGVKSSLTGAPGAQGNLHVEGKRVDNQAVEQQSALMGRQGVDLQVDGDTRLTGALIESSEGAVNLNGSRVVQQDLAGHRYQGSGKGEVPLSVGGLTGVVNKLVTKGELPLSVSVDSSQADSHSALRSKP; this comes from the coding sequence ATGGCATATCAACATTTTAAACTCTCTTCAGCCGGACGTTTGGCGACCATTATCGCCATCTCCTTCGTCGCCTGTAGCAGTTTTGCCGCGGGTATCGTCGCGGATGGTGGGGCATTGGGTCCAGGGGTGGCGACGGCAGCGAATGGCGCCCAAGTTGTCAACATCGTTAAGCCGACGGATCAGGGACTCTCCCATAACCAGTATCAAGACTTTAACGTCAACCGGCCCGGCGCGGTATTCAATAACGCCTTGAGCGCCGGCCAGTCACAGCTGGCGGGGCAACTGGCCGCCAACCCGAATCTGAACGGGCACAGCGCCAGCGTGATCCTCAACGAGGTGATCAGCCGTAACCCTTCGTTGCTGCTCGGTCAACAAGAGGTGTTTGGCATGGCGGCGGACTATGTCTTGGCTAACCCCAACGGCATTACCTGCGACGGCTGCGGCTTTATCAATACCTCTCGCTCCTCGCTGGTGGTGGGTAATCCGCTGATCGAAAACGGTATGTTGCGCGCCTATTCTACGCTGAATAATCACAACCTGTTGCAGATCGGGAGCGGCGGGGTGACGGCAGAGCGCGTGCTGGATCTGGTGGCCCCGCGTATCGAGAGCAACGGCGCCGTACGCGCCGAGGCGATTAATGCCATCAGCGGCAACAATCGGCTGACGCGCGATCTGACACAGATCGAGGCCGCCCCTAACGATACGGCGTTAGACAGCTACTACCTGGGCAGCATGCAGGCCGGACGCATCCGCATCATCAATACCGCCGAGGGGAGTGGGGTGAAGTTGGCGGGTAGCCTCCAGGCCGAGCAGGCCATCACGGTCAAGGCGAAAGATCGCCTGGCGCTACAGTCGGCGCAGCTGCGTGGCGGGGATGTGACGCTACAGGCGAAGACTCTGCGCGCCGAAGGTACCCTCACCGAACGTACGACACAGAGTAGCGGCAAGGATAACTATCAGAACTACCGCGGAGGGATCGATGTTCACGCGAGCCAGCAGGAGCAGGGGTACCGGCGTACGGAGATCAGCGGCAAGAACCTGACGCTGGTGGCGGCGGAGAGTAACCATCTGACGGCGACGGATCTGCGCGGTGACGATGTGACGATCCAGGGTGGCGACGTCTTGCTGGATGGCCAGCTCCTGACGCAGCGCCAGGAGCAGACCGACAATCGCTGGTTTTACTCCTGGCAACATGACGAGACCCGCCGTAACAGCCAACAACAGGCGCAGACGGGGCGGATTGAGGCGCGCCACAACGTCAATCTTAGCGCCACGCGTGGCGACTTACGCCTGGAGGGCAGTGAGGTGAAGGCGGGGCAGGATATCCGGCTACAGGCGCAGGGCGACATCGCGTTGCGTGGCGTACGTGAGCACGATGAAAGCCAGCTGACGGGCTATAAGCGCAACGAGGGCGCCAGCCTGAATAGTGGGCGCTGGCAACAGCGCCAGAGCGAGGAGCGTCTACGTCAGGTCAGCCTACGCGCCGGCCATGATGCGGCGTTGCAGGCGAAGGGCAACCTGAACGCGCAAGCCGCACAGATCCAGAGTGGTAACGATGCCGAGATCGCGGCGGCGGGGACGGTGACGCTGGATGTGCAGAATGTCGCGAACCGCAAGAGCGAGGTCGATAATCACACCTATTGGGGCGGCATTGGCGGCGGCGGTGAGCGGGACAATAACCATAGCCAGGAGCGCAGCCATGCCAGCGAGGTCGAGAGCGGCGGTACGCTGACGATCAGCGGCGGGCAGGGCGTGACGATCAGCGGCAGCCGTGCGCAGGGCGGGCGCGGCGGGGTGGTGCAGGCGCGTCAAGGGAATGTAGTCATCGATCATGTGGTGAATACCTCGAGTGAGCAGGATAACAGCCGGCGCGGCGGTGCTTTCAATATCACCACCGCCTCCCAGCAGCGTAAGGAGAGCCATGAGCAGTTGCGCGCCAGTCAGCTGACGTCGGACGTGAATCTGCGGGTGCAGAGCGCGGGGGATATTCAGGTGCAGGGCAGCCAGGTGGCGGGTGGCGGACACGTTGACCTGAACGCGGGTGGCCGCGTCGATGTCAAGGCGGCGGCGGGAGTCGATAGCCGTGACGAACAGAGCACCTCGCTACATGCCAGTGCCTACGCCAAAAAACAGGGCGACAAGCAGTACCGCGTCGGCCTGGGACTCGAACATACGGCCCAGCAGGAGACGAGCCAGAGCGTGACGCATCGAGGTAGCCAGATCCAGGGCGCTAGCGTCGCGCTGACGGCGGGTGAGGATGTGCAGTTCACCGGCTCGCGGCTACAGGCTAACGCGGGTGATGCGCAGATCAGCGGTAAAAATGTGGCGTTTGTGAGCGCCGAAGATAGCCAGGAGAGCCGTAGCCAGAAGCAGACGGCGGGGGGCGGCCTCTATTATACCGCAGGGATAGATAAGGCGGGCAGTGGGTACGAGGGGCACTACAGCACCAGCGATAGCCAACAGAAGCAGACGCGTGCGCGGGGCAGTAGTAGTGAGGTTAAGGGGAACTTGATCATCAACGCGCAGGATACGCTGACTCAGCAAGGCGCAAGCCATCAGGTCGGCGGCGCTTACCGCGCGCAGGCGGCCAGCGTCGCGCAGCTGGAGGCCCATGATCGCGACAGTAGCCGTAGTCAAGGTACCCGGGTCGATGCCGAGGTTGGGGCCAACGTTGACTACAGTGCGGTAACTCGTCCCCTGGCTGGGGCGGCACAGAAGGTTGCTAGCCTCGATGTGAATGGTGCCATCGATGAGGTGGGTAAGGTGGGCAAACCGAACCTGGGGCTGGATATCGGCGCCAACGGGGGGACGAAGACGGAGAGCCGTAGCGAGAGTCGAGCCAAGACGACCCACATCCAGGCTGGCTCCATCGAGGTCACGGCGCGCGACACGATCCACGATCGTGGCACGCAATACCGTGCCAATACGGGGGGCGTGACGCTGCAGGCGGATAACCACCGCTTCGAGGCGGCAAGCGACAGCAGCAGCAGCCAGAGTAGCGCGGTCCAGGGCGGCGCCACTCTACGTGTCTACACCACCACGGGTAAGGATATCGGTGTGACGGCCAGTGGCCAGGGGGAGAATCGCCGCCGTGAGGAGCAGCACTCCCAGGCACAGAGTGGGTCGATCCAGGCGCAATCAGGTATCGATATTCGTCTGGGGCAGGCGGGGAACTATCAGGGAACGGCGTTGGATGGCGGTCAGGGCAAGACGCAGATCCACAGCGCAGGCGATCTGCATATCGCTCAGGCCACAGATAGCCACAGCACTCGTCACCAAGGCTTCGATGCACATGCGCGTGCCAGCGGCGATATGAATAGCGGCAGCGCGGCGTTAGGCGGCGGGCAGGATAATGGTCAGCAGAGCAACACGCAGGCGCATGTTGCCTCGATCCGTTCCGCAGGCGGCGTCACCCTAGAGAGCGGCGGTGCGCTGACCCTACAGGGCGCTCAGGTCGACAGTCAGGGGGATGTCACCCTGCGAGCGGCGGATCGTTTAGATCTGCGTCAGGCCGACGCGCAGCGTCAACAGGAGGGCAGCGTGTGGTCGGGCGAGCTGAGTGGTGGCGGTGGTCGCAGCAGCAGCGGCGACAGTAAGAGCCGGAACGGTAGCCTCGGTGCCAAGGTGGGTGTGACGATGCAGCATGAACAGCAGAGCACGGCGCAAGGGGGACGGATCAGCGGGGCGAATGTCACCCTGAGCGCCGGTAGCGAGGCACGCGATGCGTTGCACCTGCAAGGGACTCAAGTCAAGGGCAAGGCGGTGACACTGAATGCCCAGCAGGGCGGTATCGTGCTGGAGTCGGCCAAGGATAGCCAGGTGAAAAATAACTGGGGCTTTGAGGCGACGGGGAGTCTATCCGCCAGCCAGAGCGAGAGTAAGGATGTGCAGGGGCAGGCCGATCCGGCGACACGGCAGAACCGCCATACCCTGAATAGCGGGCTGAAGGTTAATGTGGATCAGCAAGATCAGACGAAGCAACATAACACGCAGATCCACGCCGAACAGGTGAACGTGTCTAGCCACGATGATACTCGACTGGCCGGTGCGCGTATCGAGGGCGAGCGCATCACGGGCAAGATCGGCGGCGATCTGCATTTGGAGAGCCGTCAGGACAGTGAACGCGCTACCCAAGTCAATGCCGGGTTGACCTTCGGGCATAGCAACGATGAGGGGGCGAGCAAGACGGCGAAGCTGTCGAAAGTTGCCACGCCGCATCTTTCACAGAAGGTACAGGGCAAGCTGGAGGGGGCTATCGATCGAGCCAGTGACAAGGTGACGGAGAGCTATAACAGTGCGGTGCGTCGCCTGGACAAGCGCCAGGACACCAGCGGTAGCGTCAGTTTCGATAAGGCCAACGAGCGGGTGACCCTGCCGGAAACGTTGAGCACAGAGAAGCCGCAGGCGGCGCGCTGGGATCGGGCGGCACGCAGCGTCGGCAACGGGGTGAAGTCTTCGCTGACCGGCGCGCCAGGCGCACAGGGAAATCTGCATGTCGAGGGCAAGCGGGTGGACAATCAGGCGGTCGAGCAGCAGTCCGCGCTCATGGGGCGGCAAGGGGTTGACCTGCAGGTCGATGGCGATACACGCCTGACCGGCGCGCTGATCGAGAGCTCGGAGGGCGCGGTCAACCTGAATGGGAGCCGCGTGGTGCAGCAGGATCTGGCCGGGCACCGTTATCAGGGCAGTGGTAAGGGCGAGGTTCCGCTGAGTGTCGGCGGGCTGACCGGGGTGGTGAATAAGCTGGTGACCAAAGGGGAGCTCCCGCTGAGCGTCTCGGTCGACAGCAGCCAGGCCGACAGCCACAGCGCGTTGCGTAGTAAACCCTAA
- a CDS encoding ShlB/FhaC/HecB family hemolysin secretion/activation protein — protein sequence MSKTLICRLLWVTIWGVTSSVGASSQWDNTPTDESRRALQNSTRQLNSLLEQQTLQRLTKQQHAVPSVAGADQLRDIDTCLPISGVYLTGITLLSLHDLAALDALPTNCISSRDVNRLAKQITALYLDKGYITARVQFLRPNARGELGLRVTEGYIERIEGGDRGVNRRWLFPGLIGKPLRLSDLDQGLDQANRLRSNHVSMDILPGERVGGSVIRLYNQRSRPWQVSTSLDNTGQQGAGEWVARGNATLDSPLGLSDFASLSLSSTLARPAERYSRSYMLFYSLPYGALTFSGFASFSHYLMYQPLLHTRIRLDGVSSQYGLRVDGVIQRSQRQINTLSAQLTAKRIRNYLQDDLLQVSSPTLSVVELGLNHLHVLPYGLATGNLSVERGVRVLGADRGRLRTGAEAQYTKLKLAASLSQGFTLLGADYRFSSQWYGQYSRDPLPGIEWISLTDHSAIRGFKRGSLSADNGWYWQNTLSRPVTWRALTLTPRLGVDVGRVRSSIGQQGWQSGVGAVAGVTLNMMSAQLDIEVGRARALANHNFPKQSTQLLTQFSYSF from the coding sequence ATGAGTAAAACTTTAATTTGTAGACTGCTATGGGTGACGATCTGGGGCGTAACAAGCAGTGTGGGGGCGAGCTCCCAGTGGGACAATACACCGACCGATGAGTCGCGCCGAGCGTTACAAAACAGTACCCGGCAGCTTAATTCATTGCTGGAGCAGCAGACGCTGCAACGCCTAACCAAACAACAGCATGCCGTGCCCTCCGTCGCAGGCGCGGATCAATTACGTGATATCGACACCTGCCTACCGATCAGTGGGGTTTATTTAACCGGGATTACGCTATTGTCCTTGCACGATCTCGCGGCATTGGATGCGCTACCGACGAACTGTATTAGTAGTCGAGATGTTAACCGGTTAGCCAAGCAAATTACCGCCTTATATTTGGATAAGGGGTATATCACGGCTCGGGTACAGTTTTTGCGCCCCAATGCGCGTGGTGAGTTAGGCCTACGAGTCACTGAAGGGTATATCGAGCGTATTGAGGGTGGCGATCGGGGCGTCAACCGGCGCTGGCTGTTTCCTGGCTTGATCGGTAAGCCGTTGCGCTTAAGCGATCTGGATCAGGGATTGGATCAGGCTAATCGTCTGCGCTCGAACCACGTCAGCATGGATATTTTACCGGGTGAGCGGGTCGGCGGCTCGGTCATTCGCCTGTATAACCAACGCAGTCGTCCCTGGCAGGTGAGCACCTCGTTGGATAACACGGGTCAGCAGGGGGCCGGAGAGTGGGTGGCGCGTGGTAATGCCACGCTGGATAGCCCCTTAGGGCTCTCCGATTTCGCCAGCTTGAGCCTCTCTTCGACGCTGGCGCGACCTGCGGAGCGTTATAGCCGCAGCTATATGCTGTTTTATTCGCTGCCTTACGGCGCCTTGACCTTCAGCGGATTCGCCAGTTTTTCGCACTATCTGATGTACCAGCCGTTGCTGCATACCCGTATTCGTCTGGATGGTGTGTCCAGCCAATATGGCTTGCGTGTCGATGGCGTGATTCAGCGTAGCCAGCGGCAAATTAACACGTTGAGCGCCCAATTAACCGCGAAGCGCATTCGTAACTACTTACAGGATGATCTGCTACAGGTTAGCAGCCCGACACTGAGCGTGGTGGAGCTTGGGCTTAACCATCTGCATGTCTTGCCATACGGGCTGGCGACGGGAAATCTCAGCGTAGAGCGAGGGGTGCGCGTGCTGGGCGCCGATCGCGGACGACTGCGCACTGGGGCAGAGGCGCAGTACACCAAGCTGAAGTTGGCCGCCTCGTTGAGCCAAGGTTTCACGCTGCTCGGCGCAGACTACCGCTTCTCTAGCCAATGGTATGGGCAATACAGTCGGGATCCGTTGCCGGGTATCGAATGGATCAGCCTGACGGATCACAGTGCAATACGTGGATTCAAGCGGGGCAGCCTGTCGGCGGATAACGGTTGGTATTGGCAGAATACGCTGTCGCGTCCGGTGACGTGGCGTGCGTTGACGCTGACACCGCGCCTCGGTGTGGATGTCGGCCGCGTGCGGTCGAGTATCGGCCAGCAAGGATGGCAGAGTGGCGTCGGCGCCGTGGCGGGCGTGACGCTGAATATGATGTCCGCGCAGCTCGACATTGAAGTCGGACGCGCCCGGGCGCTTGCCAATCATAACTTTCCAAAACAATCGACTCAGTTACTTACGCAGTTTTCTTACTCCTTTTAA
- the uraH gene encoding hydroxyisourate hydrolase, which produces MNKYLRLSLVGMVLSASSVSFAAQTEAAKNPISVHVLNLKTGAPSEGVSVILDKKEGDKWVKLNSAVTSQDGRINALYPVGKDIEPGDYRVIFETGKYYTNHNEDTFFPEIPVIIHVKKAGEHYHIPLLLSQYGYSTYRGS; this is translated from the coding sequence ATGAATAAATATTTAAGACTTTCTCTGGTCGGGATGGTGCTTTCCGCATCCTCAGTTTCATTCGCTGCACAGACGGAAGCTGCTAAAAATCCCATTAGCGTTCATGTGTTGAACCTGAAAACGGGGGCGCCGTCTGAAGGTGTTAGCGTGATCCTGGATAAAAAAGAGGGGGATAAATGGGTCAAGCTGAATTCGGCTGTTACGAGTCAGGATGGGCGCATTAATGCTCTATATCCAGTTGGCAAAGATATCGAGCCAGGCGATTATCGGGTGATCTTTGAAACGGGTAAGTATTATACCAATCATAACGAAGATACCTTCTTCCCTGAAATTCCGGTAATCATTCATGTGAAAAAAGCCGGTGAACACTACCATATACCGCTACTGCTGAGTCAGTATGGATACTCAACATATCGTGGAAGCTGA
- the traT gene encoding complement resistance protein TraT: MQRHYKNTAIVALVAACLLLSGCGAMTTAIKKRNLEVKTQMSETIWLEPSNQKTVYLQVKNTSDKPLSDLQPRIAQAIQAKGYQLVSDPDRAYYWVQANVLRADRMDLREAQGLLNQGYQGAAMGAALGAGITAYNTTSAGATLGVGLAAGLIGLAADAMIEDVNYTMVTDVQIAERTTAKVSTDNVAALRQGTSGAKIQTSSVQGGNQQRYQTRIVSSANQVNLKFNQAEPVLEAQLANSIAGIL, translated from the coding sequence ATGCAACGCCATTATAAAAATACCGCTATTGTCGCCTTGGTTGCGGCCTGTCTGTTGTTGTCAGGTTGTGGTGCGATGACCACGGCGATTAAAAAACGTAATCTGGAGGTGAAGACCCAGATGAGCGAGACGATTTGGTTGGAGCCTTCCAATCAGAAAACGGTTTATCTCCAGGTCAAGAATACTTCCGATAAGCCTCTGAGCGATCTACAGCCGCGTATCGCGCAAGCGATTCAGGCCAAGGGATATCAACTGGTGAGTGATCCCGACCGCGCCTATTACTGGGTTCAGGCCAACGTGCTACGCGCCGATCGTATGGATCTGCGTGAGGCGCAGGGGCTACTAAATCAAGGCTACCAAGGGGCGGCGATGGGTGCGGCATTGGGCGCTGGGATAACGGCTTATAATACCACCTCGGCAGGGGCGACGTTGGGGGTCGGTTTGGCGGCGGGGCTGATCGGTCTGGCGGCGGATGCGATGATTGAGGACGTCAACTACACCATGGTGACGGACGTACAGATCGCCGAGCGCACTACGGCTAAGGTGAGCACGGACAACGTGGCGGCATTGCGTCAGGGTACCTCTGGCGCGAAGATTCAAACCAGCAGTGTGCAGGGCGGCAATCAGCAACGCTACCAGACTCGTATCGTCTCTAGCGCCAATCAGGTCAACCTGAAGTTTAACCAAGCTGAACCGGTACTCGAAGCGCAACTGGCGAACTCTATTGCCGGTATTCTGTAA
- a CDS encoding glycerol dehydrogenase — MLKVIQSPSKYIQGPDALQSIGQYAKLLASSQFVIADDFVMGLTGDTVATSLREAGVEGHFSRFAGECCRKEIDRLGAELKSLGCQGVIGIGGGKTLDTAKALAYYQGVPVLIVPTIASTDAPTSALSVIYSEHGEFEEYLIYPTNPDMVLMDTAIIAKAPVRLLVAGMGDALSTYFEAQACVDSHAISMAGGESTRAALALARLCYETLLEEGFKAKLAVEAGVATPAVDNIVEANTYLSGLGFESAGLAAAHAIHNGLTVLEECHKMYHGEKVAFGTLCQLVLQNSDSEQIETVLDFCVRVGLPVTLAQLGIEDGPQLNEKIMAVAQASCAKGETIHNMPFSVTPAQVYAAILAADRLGRAWLA, encoded by the coding sequence ATGTTAAAAGTCATCCAATCACCATCCAAGTATATTCAGGGACCCGACGCGCTACAGTCCATCGGGCAGTATGCCAAGCTCTTAGCCAGTAGCCAGTTTGTCATCGCCGACGATTTCGTGATGGGGCTGACCGGAGACACGGTAGCCACCAGCTTGCGCGAGGCCGGGGTGGAGGGGCATTTCTCCCGCTTCGCCGGTGAATGCTGCCGGAAGGAGATCGATCGCTTGGGTGCCGAGTTGAAGAGCCTTGGCTGCCAAGGCGTGATCGGGATCGGTGGCGGCAAGACACTGGATACCGCGAAAGCCTTAGCCTACTACCAAGGCGTACCGGTACTGATCGTGCCAACCATCGCCTCGACGGACGCACCGACCAGCGCACTCTCGGTGATCTATAGCGAGCATGGCGAGTTCGAGGAGTATCTGATCTACCCGACTAACCCCGATATGGTGTTAATGGACACGGCGATCATCGCCAAGGCGCCGGTACGCCTGCTGGTCGCGGGGATGGGGGATGCCCTCTCCACCTACTTCGAAGCCCAGGCCTGTGTCGACTCCCATGCCATCAGCATGGCGGGTGGCGAGTCAACGCGGGCGGCATTAGCGCTGGCTCGCCTCTGTTATGAAACGCTACTCGAGGAGGGCTTCAAAGCGAAGCTGGCCGTCGAGGCGGGCGTCGCCACGCCTGCGGTGGATAATATCGTCGAGGCCAATACCTACTTGAGTGGGCTAGGATTTGAAAGCGCCGGGCTCGCCGCGGCTCACGCGATCCACAACGGCCTGACGGTGCTGGAAGAGTGCCATAAGATGTACCATGGGGAGAAGGTCGCCTTCGGCACGCTATGCCAGTTGGTGCTACAAAACAGCGACAGCGAGCAGATCGAGACGGTACTCGATTTCTGTGTACGGGTCGGGCTCCCCGTCACCCTCGCACAGTTGGGGATCGAGGATGGACCGCAACTGAACGAGAAGATTATGGCCGTGGCGCAAGCCAGTTGCGCCAAGGGCGAGACCATCCATAACATGCCCTTTAGCGTCACACCGGCACAGGTCTACGCCGCGATCCTGGCCGCCGATCGGTTAGGGCGAGCCTGGTTAGCGTAA